The Vitis riparia cultivar Riparia Gloire de Montpellier isolate 1030 chromosome 3, EGFV_Vit.rip_1.0, whole genome shotgun sequence genome includes a region encoding these proteins:
- the LOC117911041 gene encoding uncharacterized protein LOC117911041, with protein MAGVLPSISDIRCEVPELRGDNFKIWKERILLQLGCMFIDYAIRKDEPHKITDTSTPEQILLYERWEKSNRLSVMYIKTKISAGMRGSIEQHENVCELLKAIDEQFITSDKALASTLIMKFTSLKLTDIRGVREHIMEMRDIVAQLKKLEVEMSESFLVHFILNTLPPQGRKVNDGTRRKYHAGDAKERKERKISSQSEREAANFS; from the exons tttTACCTAGCATATCTGATATTCGTTGTGAGGTTCCCGAACTTAGGGGAGATAACTTTAagatatggaaggagagaattctTCTTCAATTAGGGTGCATGTTCATAGATTATGCTATAAGGAAAGATGAACCACATAAGATCACTGATACTAGCACACCTGAACAAATTTTATTGTATGAACGCTGGGAGAAATCTAATCGCCTTAGCGTGATGTACATTAAGACAAAAATCAGTGCTGGTATGCGTGGTTCAATCGAGCAACATGAGAATGTCTGTGAATTGCTAAAGGCTATTGACGAGCAATTCATCACTTCAGATAAAGCCTTGGCAAGCACCCTAATAATGAAGTTCACATCCCTGAAGCTCACCGATATAAGAGGTGTGCGTGAACATATCATGGAGATGAGGGACATTGTGGCTCAATTGAAGAAACTCGAGGTAGAAATGTCTGAATCTTTCTTGGTGCACTTTATCCTTAACACTCTTCCACCTCA aggaagGAAGGTTAATGATGGAACAAGGAGAAAGTATCATGCTGGTGacgcaaaggaaaggaaagaaaggaaaatctcaagcCAGTCAGAAAGGGAAGCAGCAAATTTCTCCTAA